One window from the genome of Parabacteroides sp. FAFU027 encodes:
- a CDS encoding toxin-antitoxin system YwqK family antitoxin yields the protein MKSLKQNKLWVMLFLGMTILLVSCTQNEVKLNELTCRNGILCYKTDTIPFTGKVKETFPSGQTSLTAKIDSGRFNGYYLTYFENGKIKDSVLYNKGIESMHKRFLPNGDINKISEKLLIHKNGKAYFKEDKKDLTLFTGLAIDTMKDIVDTITGRFNPSAGFYYVEKNYLNGTINGEAIEYFQKGNTRKMSGITNYMDDKKNGKSVSYYLNGKMRMVGQYHDDMMDGKWVYYNDNGKVSHEGSFDKGKNKGTWKYYFGSGKLKETKTYTNGYNNYSFVDYYNNGNIKQKGNFKNGNRDGDWVWYYMDGGIDTQTKYASGKTLRRCDCCNRYYNYNEGWCSLPRGFSSGYWDFMTASGGPYCSKGCAMRCR from the coding sequence ATGAAATCATTAAAACAAAACAAGCTTTGGGTAATGTTATTTTTAGGGATGACAATTTTACTTGTAAGTTGCACTCAAAATGAGGTTAAGCTTAACGAGCTAACCTGTAGAAATGGAATTCTCTGTTATAAAACAGATACTATTCCTTTTACGGGTAAGGTAAAAGAGACTTTTCCGTCAGGGCAAACCTCATTAACTGCAAAAATTGACAGCGGTAGATTTAATGGCTATTATCTAACCTATTTTGAAAATGGGAAGATAAAGGATAGTGTGCTGTATAATAAAGGGATAGAAAGTATGCACAAACGATTTCTGCCTAATGGGGATATCAATAAAATATCGGAAAAGCTGCTTATTCACAAAAATGGCAAGGCATATTTTAAAGAGGATAAAAAAGACCTGACTTTATTTACAGGTCTGGCTATTGACACTATGAAAGATATAGTTGATACAATCACTGGGAGATTTAACCCATCGGCAGGCTTTTACTATGTTGAGAAAAACTACCTCAATGGGACTATCAATGGAGAGGCAATTGAGTATTTTCAGAAAGGTAATACAAGGAAGATGTCTGGAATAACTAACTACATGGATGACAAGAAGAATGGGAAATCTGTGTCTTATTATTTAAATGGAAAAATGCGGATGGTTGGGCAGTACCATGATGATATGATGGACGGAAAATGGGTGTATTATAATGACAATGGAAAAGTAAGTCATGAGGGATCTTTTGATAAAGGCAAAAACAAAGGAACTTGGAAGTATTATTTCGGAAGCGGGAAACTAAAAGAAACCAAGACTTACACTAACGGGTATAACAACTACTCGTTTGTTGATTATTATAACAATGGAAATATTAAACAGAAGGGCAATTTCAAGAATGGCAATCGTGATGGAGATTGGGTCTGGTACTACATGGATGGCGGTATAGATACCCAAACCAAATATGCGAGTGGTAAAACATTGAGAAGATGTGATTGCTGCAACAGATACTATAATTACAATGAAGGTTGGTGTTCATTGCCAAGAGGTTTCTCATCTGGCTATTGGGATTTTATGACAGCCTCTGGGGGGCCTTACTGCTCAAAAGGATGTGCAATGAGATGCAGGTAA
- a CDS encoding restriction endonuclease subunit S — protein MKKNVPKLRFPEFDGEWDVKRLGEFSEWASGGTPSKENPNYWNGDISWISASSMRGMKYSKSENKITDEGLKNGSRIAIKGTLLILVRGSMLFNTIPIGITLNDVAFNQDVKSITIDEKQNTLYVLYWFYAHENIILNMVTGTGIGAGKLELSDLKSLNLTLPSLPEQTKIANFLTAVDDKISQLKKKKELLEQYKKGVMQQIFCQKLWFKDDNGADFEEWEEKRLGEILIEHKTKNSKKKVEEVFSVAKAKGVVNQIEHLGRSYASEDTSNYKVVFPNDVVYTKSPTSDFPFGIIKQNKLERTGIVSVLYGVFSPVNKNIGLLLDYYFSSWQNTYNYLNPLVQKGAKNTMNISNETFLSGAEISLPTSELEQAKIANFLNAVNDKINHCGQEIVGMERWKKGLLQMMFV, from the coding sequence ATGAAGAAGAATGTGCCAAAATTGCGGTTTCCTGAGTTTGATGGAGAATGGGATGTGAAGAGGTTAGGGGAGTTCTCTGAATGGGCTTCTGGCGGTACACCATCAAAGGAGAATCCAAATTATTGGAATGGTGATATTTCATGGATTAGTGCATCTAGTATGCGTGGAATGAAATATTCAAAATCAGAGAATAAAATTACAGATGAAGGTTTGAAGAATGGTTCAAGAATTGCCATTAAAGGAACTTTGCTAATTCTTGTTCGAGGTAGTATGTTATTTAATACAATACCGATTGGTATTACATTAAATGATGTTGCTTTTAATCAAGATGTAAAATCAATAACAATCGATGAAAAACAAAATACCTTGTATGTTTTGTATTGGTTTTATGCTCATGAGAATATTATATTAAACATGGTTACTGGTACTGGAATAGGTGCTGGTAAGTTAGAGTTGTCGGACTTAAAATCATTAAATCTAACACTCCCTTCTCTTCCCGAACAAACCAAAATCGCTAATTTCCTGACGGCTGTGGATGATAAAATCAGTCAGTTGAAAAAGAAAAAGGAACTGTTGGAGCAGTACAAAAAAGGGGTGATGCAGCAGATCTTCTGTCAGAAACTATGGTTTAAAGATGATAATGGTGCGGACTTTGAAGAGTGGGAAGAGAAAAGGCTGGGAGAGATATTGATTGAACACAAGACTAAGAATTCTAAGAAAAAAGTCGAAGAGGTATTTTCAGTAGCTAAAGCGAAAGGTGTTGTAAATCAGATTGAACATTTAGGACGTTCTTATGCTTCAGAAGACACTTCAAATTATAAGGTAGTTTTTCCAAATGATGTAGTTTACACTAAAAGTCCAACGAGCGATTTTCCATTTGGAATTATAAAACAAAATAAACTGGAAAGAACAGGTATAGTGTCGGTTCTTTATGGTGTGTTTTCCCCAGTTAACAAGAATATTGGTCTGTTGTTGGATTATTATTTTTCAAGTTGGCAGAATACCTATAATTACTTAAATCCACTTGTTCAAAAAGGAGCTAAAAATACAATGAACATTAGCAATGAAACTTTTTTAAGTGGGGCAGAAATATCATTACCAACGTCCGAATTGGAACAAGCCAAGATTGCTAATTTTTTGAACGCCGTTAATGATAAAATCAATCATTGTGGGCAGGAGATAGTAGGTATGGAGCGATGGAAAAAAGGATTGTTGCAAATGATGTTTGTGTAA
- a CDS encoding LytR/AlgR family response regulator transcription factor translates to MITAIILDTDTTKECIANLISNYFESQIKLYEVATTVLCGVELIKTNNPDIVFLNADLEEESNCFLNDYFKDTLDFEIVIMANSKRHAFNAIKRNAFDYLIKPINKIDILSIVKKYERKLSEKQIGTTHHFPVYPKILPKIPLATSNGIKYIEEFIFLYAKADGAYCEVYTIDCKKITLSKTLKEFEALASRNNFYRSHKSYLINLAHVCELVENDGIIILKNNQKIPLSKSRKEVFLSRMANNSIQI, encoded by the coding sequence ATGATTACAGCTATAATACTTGACACAGACACAACTAAAGAGTGTATAGCAAACCTCATAAGCAACTATTTTGAAAGTCAAATAAAGCTCTATGAAGTTGCTACAACTGTGTTATGTGGTGTTGAACTCATCAAAACCAATAACCCTGATATTGTTTTTTTAAATGCAGATTTGGAGGAAGAAAGTAATTGCTTTTTAAATGATTATTTCAAAGACACTTTAGATTTTGAAATAGTAATTATGGCGAATAGCAAAAGACATGCTTTTAACGCAATTAAGAGGAATGCCTTTGATTATCTAATAAAACCGATAAATAAAATTGATATTTTATCCATAGTGAAAAAATATGAGCGGAAATTATCTGAAAAACAAATTGGCACAACTCATCATTTTCCTGTATATCCCAAAATCCTTCCTAAAATACCATTAGCAACCTCAAATGGAATAAAGTATATTGAGGAATTCATATTCTTATATGCCAAAGCCGATGGTGCTTATTGCGAAGTATATACGATTGACTGTAAGAAAATTACTTTGTCAAAAACATTGAAAGAGTTTGAAGCTTTGGCATCACGAAATAACTTCTACAGATCACACAAATCATATCTTATCAATTTAGCCCATGTTTGCGAGCTGGTTGAAAATGATGGTATAATCATTCTGAAAAACAATCAGAAGATACCTCTTTCAAAAAGTAGAAAAGAGGTATTTCTATCACGAATGGCTAACAATTCAATTCAAATATAA
- a CDS encoding tyrosine-type recombinase/integrase, producing MSRKYSHTTADVLQWSDAINLIAKLEKDENYKMSLFISVSIFFGLRVSDTLSITWEQILNKDQTIKVDFEVIEKKTKKYRIIKINPELAKHILSCYQKMRPKSLQEFVFVSNKRSVYSVQRINIILKEIREKYKIEIKNFSCHSLRKCFGAELYRRGDKSEHMLLKLSMIFNHSSTQITRRYIGIQSADISNMYDVLTF from the coding sequence ATGAGCCGAAAATACAGCCATACCACAGCCGATGTATTGCAGTGGTCAGATGCCATTAATTTAATCGCAAAACTTGAGAAAGATGAAAATTACAAGATGTCATTATTTATATCTGTATCAATTTTCTTTGGGTTAAGAGTAAGCGATACTTTAAGCATTACATGGGAACAAATATTGAATAAAGACCAAACCATCAAAGTAGACTTTGAAGTAATTGAGAAAAAGACGAAAAAATATCGGATAATCAAGATAAATCCAGAACTGGCAAAACATATACTTTCTTGTTATCAAAAGATGCGTCCGAAATCACTTCAAGAGTTTGTTTTTGTAAGCAATAAGAGATCTGTTTATTCTGTACAAAGAATAAATATCATACTAAAAGAGATAAGAGAGAAATATAAAATTGAAATTAAGAACTTCAGTTGCCACTCACTACGTAAATGTTTCGGGGCAGAGCTTTATCGGAGAGGTGATAAATCGGAACATATGTTGCTGAAATTGTCAATGATTTTCAACCACAGTTCAACTCAAATCACACGCAGGTATATTGGCATACAGAGTGCCGATATTTCAAATATGTATGATGTGCTTACTTTCTGA
- a CDS encoding fibrobacter succinogenes major paralogous domain-containing protein: MKTTKFILLFCLLGFNQLFFAQRAYLNQLQRAQRALAILSPDEPEIVNQSSVKDIDGNVYKTVKIGKRIWMAENLRVVHFQNGDAIPNLDNTLDTLAWAKATQSAYSNMIDYTKPGKLYNFFAVKDKRNIAPKGWHVATDKEWQEMIDYLTGANTNTNGVHLAEIQDTDNKMKFMINTGYRGEIYEYYDKLSGFWTSTINETSATTSLWYTIFNSDRGTVLASKDNTSVKYTGLAVRCVKDAPTTAKSTANSSVKRKR, encoded by the coding sequence ATGAAAACAACAAAGTTTATTTTACTATTTTGTCTCTTGGGATTTAATCAATTATTCTTTGCCCAAAGGGCTTATTTAAATCAGCTACAAAGAGCTCAAAGGGCTCTTGCAATCCTTTCACCTGATGAACCTGAAATAGTCAACCAGTCATCTGTTAAGGACATTGATGGAAATGTATATAAAACGGTGAAGATTGGAAAGCGAATTTGGATGGCAGAGAATTTACGAGTAGTTCATTTTCAGAATGGGGATGCAATTCCTAATTTAGACAACACATTAGATACTTTAGCCTGGGCAAAAGCAACGCAATCTGCTTATAGTAATATGATTGATTATACTAAGCCTGGAAAGTTATACAATTTCTTCGCAGTAAAAGACAAACGAAATATTGCCCCCAAAGGTTGGCATGTAGCAACGGACAAGGAATGGCAAGAAATGATTGATTACCTTACAGGAGCAAATACCAATACCAACGGAGTGCATCTTGCAGAAATACAGGATACTGATAATAAGATGAAATTCATGATAAATACAGGATATCGTGGGGAGATATATGAATATTATGACAAATTGAGCGGTTTCTGGACTTCAACAATCAATGAAACTTCAGCAACTACATCTTTATGGTACACTATATTTAACAGTGACAGAGGTACTGTACTTGCCTCAAAGGATAACACTTCTGTAAAATACACAGGGTTAGCAGTCCGCTGTGTAAAAGACGCTCCGACTACTGCAAAATCTACTGCAAATTCTTCTGTAAAGAGAAAACGATAA
- a CDS encoding helix-turn-helix domain-containing protein, translating into MDDKFRIDELLHQKDMNMTQLADKIGLSRTNLYNYLSINNYTIAILDKIANQLNVNVGDLFKSPKKIVGLIYFNDGMYLIEDNDDFEYVQNEWNDYLNDEKNQG; encoded by the coding sequence ATGGATGATAAATTTAGAATTGATGAATTATTGCATCAAAAAGATATGAATATGACACAATTAGCAGATAAAATAGGGTTGAGTCGGACAAATCTATATAACTATCTTTCAATCAATAATTATACCATTGCCATATTAGACAAAATTGCCAATCAGTTAAATGTAAACGTCGGGGATTTATTTAAATCACCAAAGAAGATTGTCGGATTAATCTATTTCAATGATGGGATGTATTTGATTGAAGATAATGATGATTTTGAATATGTCCAAAACGAATGGAATGATTATCTGAATGATGAAAAAAATCAAGGTTAA
- a CDS encoding helix-turn-helix domain-containing protein has product MTEKKTDFSNLFQRIDLILDNQDRIETLFNSFVQKDTTQSNKNDILQIDAVSTLIGRSKNTIYKLVEQRKIPHFKKGKRLYFFEYEILEWIKSGKRKTNYDVSNFAIENIYGRNKFTS; this is encoded by the coding sequence ATGACAGAAAAAAAAACTGATTTCTCAAATCTATTCCAAAGAATAGATTTAATCCTTGACAATCAAGATAGAATAGAAACTTTATTCAACTCGTTTGTCCAGAAAGACACAACACAGTCTAATAAGAATGATATTCTGCAAATAGACGCTGTAAGTACCTTAATAGGAAGATCCAAAAACACCATCTACAAACTTGTAGAACAAAGGAAAATCCCTCATTTTAAAAAAGGAAAACGCCTATATTTCTTTGAATATGAAATACTTGAATGGATAAAATCAGGTAAAAGAAAGACTAACTATGATGTTTCAAATTTTGCAATAGAAAATATATATGGGCGAAACAAGTTTACATCCTAA
- a CDS encoding ATP-binding protein: MKTKHTTKITSKSVEQSGLPTDYRKAIAEYIWNGFDANASEIQITISYNEINFIDHFSITDNGTGINIESIDDTFGNFLDSQKSQTFNKDGFVKGKKGKGRFSFGHFSNKAIWNTVYKTENDNYLNYKIEIDKSSLNHFNTSDKIISKVKTTGTTVSFESFTKLTADLIINESFYDYLACEFGWFLFLNKDSGYSIKVNGYEIDYLSIIDKALDFNETFDDYPFDIKFIRWRKNIGDKYYYYFLNPEKKEIERKHTSFNNKTEDFHHSVYIESPYFENFRLSNSDLPKLDLGFKDQNDKVFKALLEFLKDKLSIEEKLFIKELKANELILKFNKQKIFPIFKSGKYEQLRKVDLETVVKEIYCIQPKIFQGLNIQQSKTIVGFLNLLLDSEQREDILNILDKIVQLSDAERTELSNVLNRTKLSAIVSLVKLLRNRYLTVQGLKALVFDFEKFTNERDHIQQVVESNYWLFGEQYHLVSADQNLEILLNNYLSFLEDGNKEYQKINSKSRLKRPDIFIARQSSKPDTINNELEIEENIIVELKRPSVVIGKSQFDQIEEYIRLIIKEPRFSSELRCWKLYLIGKDVDEWIIDRYESQKSKGQRFLVESVRNYEIYALKWDDLFKLFDIRHKHLINKLEFKESIIDELSENGLLDGKDKSSVLTNELISMVKTN, from the coding sequence ATGAAAACGAAACATACGACAAAGATAACCTCCAAAAGTGTAGAGCAAAGTGGACTTCCAACAGATTACAGGAAAGCAATTGCCGAATATATCTGGAATGGATTTGACGCTAATGCCTCTGAAATTCAAATTACAATAAGTTATAATGAAATTAACTTCATTGACCACTTTTCAATTACCGACAATGGTACAGGTATCAATATTGAAAGTATTGATGATACTTTTGGTAATTTCTTAGATTCACAGAAAAGTCAGACTTTTAATAAAGATGGATTTGTAAAAGGGAAAAAGGGAAAAGGTCGATTTTCGTTTGGTCATTTTTCAAATAAAGCAATATGGAATACTGTATATAAAACTGAGAATGACAACTATTTGAATTATAAAATTGAAATAGATAAGAGCAGTCTTAATCATTTCAATACTTCCGATAAAATCATTAGCAAGGTAAAAACAACAGGAACGACAGTCTCTTTTGAGTCATTTACAAAGCTAACCGCCGACTTGATAATAAATGAGTCATTCTATGATTATTTAGCATGTGAATTTGGCTGGTTTTTATTTCTAAACAAAGACTCTGGGTACTCTATCAAGGTTAATGGATACGAGATTGATTACTTGTCAATTATTGATAAGGCACTGGATTTTAATGAAACTTTCGATGATTATCCTTTTGATATTAAGTTTATTCGTTGGAGGAAAAATATTGGAGACAAATATTATTACTATTTCTTGAATCCAGAAAAGAAAGAGATTGAAAGAAAACACACTTCGTTTAACAATAAAACTGAAGACTTTCATCATTCAGTTTATATCGAATCACCATATTTTGAGAACTTCAGACTTTCGAATTCTGATTTGCCAAAGTTGGATTTGGGTTTTAAGGATCAGAATGACAAAGTGTTTAAAGCATTATTAGAGTTTCTGAAAGATAAGCTTTCTATAGAGGAGAAATTATTCATTAAAGAACTTAAAGCCAATGAGTTGATTTTAAAGTTTAATAAGCAGAAGATATTCCCGATATTTAAAAGTGGAAAATATGAACAACTAAGAAAGGTTGACCTTGAGACTGTTGTTAAGGAAATATATTGTATTCAACCAAAAATCTTCCAAGGATTAAATATCCAGCAGAGTAAAACAATTGTTGGGTTCCTAAATTTACTGTTAGATTCAGAACAAAGAGAGGATATTCTTAATATTTTAGATAAGATAGTTCAACTAAGTGATGCAGAGAGGACCGAATTATCGAATGTATTAAATAGGACAAAGCTGTCAGCTATTGTATCATTGGTTAAACTATTAAGAAATAGGTATCTCACAGTTCAGGGATTAAAGGCACTTGTTTTTGATTTTGAGAAATTCACTAATGAACGAGATCATATCCAGCAAGTAGTTGAAAGTAATTATTGGCTTTTTGGGGAACAATACCATTTGGTTTCAGCAGATCAGAATCTCGAAATCTTGTTGAATAATTACTTATCATTCTTGGAAGATGGAAATAAGGAATATCAAAAAATTAATTCTAAGTCTCGACTAAAACGACCAGATATTTTTATTGCAAGGCAAAGCTCCAAGCCAGATACGATAAACAATGAATTGGAAATTGAAGAAAATATTATTGTCGAATTAAAAAGACCTAGTGTTGTAATTGGAAAATCGCAGTTTGACCAGATAGAGGAATATATTAGGCTAATTATAAAGGAACCCAGATTTTCAAGTGAGTTAAGATGTTGGAAGTTATATCTTATTGGAAAAGATGTCGATGAATGGATTATTGACAGATATGAATCTCAAAAATCAAAAGGTCAGCGTTTTTTAGTTGAGTCAGTAAGAAATTATGAAATATATGCTTTAAAATGGGACGACCTTTTTAAGTTGTTTGATATTAGGCATAAACATCTAATAAACAAACTTGAATTTAAAGAATCTATCATTGATGAACTCTCGGAAAATGGATTGCTTGACGGAAAGGATAAATCAAGTGTACTGACTAATGAGTTAATATCCATGGTCAAAACTAATTGA
- a CDS encoding type I restriction-modification system subunit M: MSDDQKRQLEQQLWNIANTLRGKMHADEFRDYILGFIFYKYLSERMSFYADLILTQDKIKYIDIDESSETGKEYLEAIKDESLEKLGYFLKPSELFSEIAKRGNNKEGADNFILEDLKKILTNIEQSTMGTASEDDFDNLFEDLDMTSTKLGRTESAKNELIAKVLYHLDQIDFKLHETDSDVLGDAYEYLIGMFASGAGKKAGEFYTPQQVSKILAKIVTTGKTKLKSAYDPTCGSASLLLRLAKETEVSNFFGQEMNRTTYNLARMNMILHGVHYRQFDIRQEDTLEHPQHLDERFEAVVANPPFSAKWSANPLFMSDDRFSQYGKLAPSSKADFAFVQHMIYQLADNGTMAIVLPHGALFRGGAELQIRRYLIEDRNYLDAVIGLPANIFYGTSIPTCITVFKKCREYPEDVLFIDASQYFEKVKTQNVLREEDVDRIVEAYHDRTETEKFSKRATLKEIAENDYNLNIPRYVDTFEAEEQIDINALAAELMGLEKSMTETDQLIAGFCAELNIKTPF, translated from the coding sequence ATGTCAGACGACCAAAAGCGACAACTAGAACAGCAACTTTGGAATATAGCAAACACACTCAGAGGAAAAATGCACGCAGATGAATTTCGGGACTATATACTGGGATTCATTTTTTACAAATATTTATCAGAACGGATGAGTTTTTATGCAGACCTCATCTTAACCCAAGACAAAATTAAATATATAGACATCGACGAGTCTAGTGAGACGGGAAAAGAATATCTGGAAGCTATCAAAGATGAGTCTTTGGAAAAGCTGGGCTACTTTTTAAAACCGTCCGAACTATTCAGTGAAATAGCTAAACGGGGCAACAACAAAGAAGGTGCGGACAATTTTATTCTGGAAGACTTAAAAAAGATCCTCACCAACATAGAGCAGTCCACTATGGGAACAGCAAGTGAGGATGATTTCGACAACTTGTTTGAAGACCTCGACATGACCAGTACCAAGCTCGGACGGACAGAATCTGCGAAAAACGAACTCATCGCTAAAGTACTGTATCACCTCGACCAGATAGACTTCAAACTTCATGAAACGGATTCGGATGTGCTTGGGGATGCCTACGAATACCTGATTGGTATGTTTGCCAGTGGTGCGGGAAAGAAAGCGGGGGAGTTCTACACTCCGCAACAGGTGAGTAAGATCCTGGCGAAGATCGTGACCACGGGTAAGACCAAGTTGAAATCAGCCTATGACCCGACCTGTGGCTCGGCATCCTTACTATTACGATTGGCTAAAGAGACGGAGGTGAGCAACTTCTTCGGTCAGGAGATGAACCGTACCACCTACAACCTTGCCCGAATGAACATGATCCTGCATGGTGTACATTACCGTCAATTCGATATACGACAGGAAGACACGTTGGAACACCCGCAACACCTCGATGAGCGGTTTGAAGCTGTGGTGGCTAATCCGCCATTCTCTGCGAAGTGGAGTGCCAATCCGCTGTTTATGTCTGACGACCGATTCAGCCAGTATGGTAAACTTGCACCAAGCAGTAAAGCTGACTTTGCATTTGTACAGCACATGATCTACCAATTGGCAGACAACGGTACGATGGCGATTGTATTGCCGCACGGTGCTTTATTCAGAGGGGGGGCGGAGCTACAGATCAGACGGTATCTGATAGAAGACCGTAACTATCTGGATGCCGTGATCGGATTACCTGCCAATATCTTCTACGGTACTTCTATCCCTACCTGCATAACGGTGTTCAAGAAATGCCGTGAATATCCTGAAGATGTCCTCTTTATTGATGCCAGCCAGTATTTTGAGAAGGTGAAAACCCAAAATGTATTGCGGGAAGAGGATGTTGATCGTATTGTTGAGGCTTATCATGATCGTACAGAAACAGAGAAGTTTAGCAAACGAGCTACTCTAAAAGAGATCGCTGAGAATGATTACAACCTAAATATCCCACGCTATGTGGACACCTTCGAAGCAGAAGAGCAGATCGATATTAATGCCTTGGCGGCTGAATTGATGGGATTAGAAAAATCAATGACAGAAACTGACCAACTGATCGCAGGATTCTGTGCTGAGCTTAATATTAAAACACCGTTTTAA